The DNA region GTGGCGGGCATGGAAAGGCTACTGCTCATATAATTTTTATTTTTGAGAACGCTTTCCTTGAAAAACTCATAGGTGCCCGAAGATGTTTCACGGGAATATACTACGATTTTGCGATCGTCTCCACCCACTTGTTTCCAGTTTGTTATTTTTCCCCGGAAGATATCTTCCAGTTGTTGGCGTGTCAGTTGTTTCACCGGGTTAGAAGGGTGTACCACGACGGCAAGGGCATCGTAGGCAACGATTACTTCTTCTACTTCCTTGCCTGCGGACTTTACTTTCATTTTCTCACTGAACTTGATGGGGCGGGATGCCATGGCAATATCCGTCGTTCCGTCCATTAAAGCGGAAATGCCCACGCCGGTGCCGCCACCCGTGACGGTAACCCGGGCATCGGGATTGAGCGCCATAAACCTTTCAGCGGTCTGTTGTGCTACGGGGAGTACGGTGTCGCTGCCTTTAATACGCTGTGCTTGCATGCTGCTTGCAGCTAATGTCAGGAGTAGGATCATACTTATTTTTTTCATAACAGGTATTGTTTATAATTACTTTATGTAGTAAACTAACGATAGTATAACAACCTTCATACTACTCTTTTTGTTTATTGTCTGCAAATAAAGCAATCGTGTATTACGATGCTATTACAAAGCTTGTGTTTTTGCGGGTTG from Bacteroides sp. MSB163 includes:
- a CDS encoding PstS family phosphate ABC transporter substrate-binding protein, encoding MKKISMILLLTLAASSMQAQRIKGSDTVLPVAQQTAERFMALNPDARVTVTGGGTGVGISALMDGTTDIAMASRPIKFSEKMKVKSAGKEVEEVIVAYDALAVVVHPSNPVKQLTRQQLEDIFRGKITNWKQVGGDDRKIVVYSRETSSGTYEFFKESVLKNKNYMSSSLSMPATGAIIQSVSQTKGAIGYVGLAYLSPRVKSLSVSYDGKHFAPPTMESATDKSYPIVRPLYYYYNTENAGQVNPLISFILSPAGQEIIKKSGYIPVNEE